The genomic region CAGTATTAACATACTAATAAAACATATCCTGAGATTAAACAgctttcatatatatacatattacaaagAATCATAAGAGACAGAATCTGAAATGAACCATATAAGAGGACACTAGAAATGAATTTCATTAGGTGAAGGTggtaaaaattatattgtttgtgaAAACAAATAGGTAATTGTACATTGAAATGAATGTTAAACTAACCTTACCTGTGTTAGGATTGTTATAAGTAACTCTTTTAACGCTATAATTACATAAACATTACtcattgctgttgtttttttcaacagcTGTGATTTCATgtgaaaaatcatttttttagGCTTAGCCTAACTAGAATGTAAGCTGTAGCTGTTTTCTCTTTAAATGTAACTGTTAGTCTACTTAATTAACGGGATTGTCTTGTGCTCTGTATTTCATTGGTTAGCCTAATTAACTAACTGGATTCTCTTCTTGTGCATGGTTTCGAttggttagtttttttaataaattgtacTCTCTCATGCTGTACAGTTTTGGttggttaattttaaaataaacgttttcttGCTTGCTATCTGGTTTCTTATTTAATTATGCTACTTCTCATGAAAAATGGAACAGATTTTAATCTGAACCAAGTCGacggtttttttttaatgtataatttacaaaAGCAACCAAACAGCATGGAAAGAATCCAAGTAAGaggtattttaaaattgttgtttagTATGGGTACTTAACTAAACactgtaatataaaattttgaatttcactgtcattagttataatcagtccatcGTTTAGTATGGGTACTTAACTAAACACAGTAATATACAATTTTGAATTTCACTGTcattagttataatcagtccatcGTTTAGTATGGGTACTTAACTAAACACAGTAATATACAATTTTGAATTTCACTGTcattagttataatcagtccatcGTTTAGTATAGGTACTTAACTAAACACAGTAATATACAATTTTGAATTTCACTGTcattagttataatcagtccatcGTTTAGTATGGGTACTTAACTAAACACAGTAATATACAATTTTGAATTTCACTGTcattagttataatcagtccatcGTTTAGTATGGGTACTTAACTAAACACAGTAATATACAATTTTGAATTTCACTGTctttagttataatcagtccatcGTTTAGTATGGGTACTTAACTAAACAGTGTAATACAAAATTTGGAGTTTCACCGTCATTAGTTATAATTAGTCCATCGTTTAGTATGGGTACTTAACTAAACACAGTAATATAAAATTTGGAGTTTCACTGTCATTAGTTGTAATCAGTCCATCGTTTAGTATGGGTACTTAACTAAACAGTGTAATACAAAATTTGGAGTTTCACTGTCATTAGTTATGATCAGTCCATTGTTTAGTATGGGTACTTAACTAAACAcagtaatataaattttgaatttcactGTCGTTAGTTGTAATCAGTCCACTTGCCACGAGACATTATCTAATTAATATTTACCAACCTGTTGGACTTTCACTTTATTTATTCTCTTGTAAAGTTGTTGATtgatacaaaacataaaataagtttgtgatcACATACAGCGCGTGAGAAAGTAAATAGTGTCAAAATACTAACATCTATTCTTACTATTTGTCTTTACATCAACAAAATCTTTGGTTAATaagtatttttctaaataatttcagTGTACTCTTCATAGAAACTGTTTTTCGTCATAAACTGTTTACTACATCGTGAACCAAGAATTCAtagtattttagttaattatatatactgtatgaacCTTCGCTTGGAGTGACCTACATGGATCACAGTTAATCCCAGTAATTAAATTAacatacataatttaatataagTCCTAACTGGGTATATGCTAggtcatgaaacaaaaaaacgtaATTTCCAGAATACACTTATACATTACTTAAATGCACTCGCTACTTTCAATATATTCATCTCTAATTCTACCAAAACCTCATAACATTTAGTCAGTTTAGTAGGTTTAGTTTAACTTAAATTCTCATATTAACTTACCAATGCCAGGTAATCGTCAGGAGAGATAtgattaagaaatatataaataaaataaaaataaattattatagtttatacattaaatattttcaccaatactcaaaacaatattaaaatatttgtttgtaacgaagcacaaagatatacaattagCTATTTGAgctctgcccaacacaggtatcgaaacctggtttttagcggtgtgaggcTACAGACATACTGCGGTGCCACTAGGGGTAACATTAAAATGGAAGTAGTATGTAACTTAATAATAAGAATAGTTTATACGAAAGAACTCAAAGTTACTGTGAATTCATAGTGTAATAGATCAGTTATTTGAGTATTGTTGTCAATTGTCAACCTATCATTAAAaccgtttctttctttcttatttctaGACACAATATTCAATAAATCCAGATGGATAGGAACCAAGAAGTGAGATAAATATTGGAAAAAATGGACTACTATCATCAGTAATGACTTGATGCAAGATTTCCTATGCTTCTGATTCAATAGAAAACTGTTACTGTTTGTTAAACAGCTGCTCCAAAATTCTTCATAAGCAGAATTAAAGTCCTACAGTTAGCTTTGTAATCAAAATGAACCACAGTAGTTTTTTAACTTGCGCTTTACAAACATGGacgataataatttatttgtggtgttttttgttttcgcCGACAATGGCAACAGAAAGTAACTCGACCAAATGTAAGGATGGGTTACTATTACCACTGTGGCAGCCCAGTGGAAATCTAAGTACTGGAGACATTGTCGCAAGAGGAATAGTGTACTTTTTCGCTCTAGCTTACATGTTTGTTGGTGTATCGATAATAGCCGATCGTTTCATGGCGTCGATTGAAGTTATTACATCCAAAGAAAAGGAAATTGTCATTAAAAAGACGAACGGCGAAAAACAAACTATTAGCGTAAGAATTTGGAACGAGACCGTTTCTAATCTTACTCTCATGGCTTTGGGTTCTTCCGCACCAGAAATTCTTCTCTCTATAATCGAAGTTTACGGTCAGAACTTTGAAGCGGGAGAACTTGGCCCAGGAACCATAGTTGGTAGTGCAGCCTTTAATATGTTTGTCATCATTGCTATCTGTGTTTATTCTATCCCTGAAGACGAGAGTAGAAAAATTAAGCATCTGAGAGTGTTCTTTGTCACCATGACCTGGAGTGTTTTTGCATACATATGGCTCTATCTCATCCTGACCTGGTCATCTTATGGAGTTATCGAAGTGTGGGAAGGTGtgacaacttttctttttttccctgCTACTGTCCTAACGGCTTACATTGCTGATCGACGTCTTCTGATTTACAAGTATTTATCTAAGAAGTATCGGATGAAGAAGAGTGGGATGATTGTGGGAACAGAAGGGGAAGATATTGAGATGGAAAGTACTAAGGCTAATTACTTGCCTGATGGAGACGTGAGGGCGCTTGAAGAAGATGGCAACGAAGAAAGTCGAGAATTTGAAGAACATCGAaggttatttattaatattctcCGAGAACTTCGCCATAAAAATCCCGACTGCCCAATGGATGATTTGGAACTGATGGCCCGCGAGGAAATCCTTAACCGTGGTCCAAAAAGCCGAGCCTACTACCGTATTCAGGCTACTAAAAAATTAACTGGGGGCGGAAACCTCATGAGGCGGAAATTTGAAAGGCGCGAGATGAAGAAAGAAGAGAGCATGCTGGAGAAAGAAGAAGTCGTTATTATCGGTTTCGATCCTTTCCATTACACTGTGATGGAGAATGTAGGAGAGTTTGCTGTTACTGTCACCAGAGAAGGTGATACTAACCACACAATCTGTGTAGACTTCCACACGGAAGATGGAACCGCTAACGCTGGCTCTGACTACGAGCACGTGGAGGGTACTCTGGTCTTCCGCCCAGGGGAAGCTCTAAAACAGATATATATCAAGGTTATCGATGATGAAGTTTTTGAAGAAGACGAGCACTTCTACGTCCGACTGACCAATCCTAGATACCTGGGCTCAGATGGCCCGGCTGGTTCTATGAATGGCTCTATTGGTAATATAGGACCGCGTCCTCTTATCCAGTTGTCCACGACAGCTCTCGCCACGGTGATGATCTTGGACGACGACCACAGCGGTATATTTGCTTTTCCGGAAGTGGAGGTTGAAACCTCTGAATCGGTTGGAATTTTACCTTTGAAAGTTTGTCGATACAGCGGAGCTCGAGGCACCGTGATTGTACCATTCAGGACCACAGATGGAACCGGTAAGAGAAACAAGGACTTTGAAGAAGTTATAGGAGAGCTTGTCTTCCAAAATAATGAAACTTGGTGAGTTGAGCATTTCTGAGTaatgttttttgcttgtttcttggTTCTAATTCTAATATTTACGTACAAAATATCAGGCTATTCTGATTTCTgtaaaaaactattaattttgaaTGAATACCATTAATTCCTGACCAACGCAATCGACCTACATGGACCATAACTTAGAAGTAACCCTGTAATTAATGTAATACCACCTGTCCAAGAGGAACTAgacaatattaaaaagtaaaaacttataattattaaaatgcattGATTCACCAAGTTGTAACCCCAGCgatttgaacattttttactttGATACCAGTAATATCTCCTTAGACCCATTTACTaatttacctttacaaaattatccgACGGTAAAATACGTACAACAAAAAtactactatataaatataaaatataaaataaaaatataaaaatactactatataaatagtacaactagaaaagaaaaatattttagatatcaattattttaaactaatactgTTATTGAAATCAGCGTGAAAGAATAGAATGCTATTTACttacaaaatacttaaaaaactAAGTGTTCGATTTATGAACTATACTGAGATTATGTCTTTTGAATAGCTACGTTTGTCGAACGTAATGCTTTAATTGAAATTTCGAATCAgacagtttttatttcaattgtgCTAGATATTCGTGATGTTTCTATCTAATACGAGTAATCCACAGAGCAACTAACGTATGATTAGTTCAAGCTACTTACTTAGAGTAAAGCACAAAGtcaattaaaaatacagttaCCTTTTCTTAGATATTTAATCATAGAGAGCAAAATGAATTGTTTCATCACTTAAGCAATCCTTGCTGTAAACGAACTTTTGGCCATAAACCCACTAATACCTGaaactattttttaattattattacaataaataataaaaaacactagTTTAAACACTGAGTATTgaaaagaagagaacaacgtttcgaccttccgaggtcatcttcaggttaacaaactcggaaggtcgaaacgttgttctctccttatcaataaaagtgttaagattcataccagccgttctgagacacatttttatatcaagtgggtttctagtcatcaagAATTAGGAATTTAACACATCTTGTCGAGTGAGTtctaaaaacagttttacataattttctgttatctaataaaagatataacattaACAACATTTTCGAGGAGGCCACTTTTTGTTTAGTCCCTGTATACTgctaatttattttaagttttattatattttctcaaTGCATTTTCCCAGAAATTTTCTGTGCTGCTTTTACGTTTAAAACATActctaaatatagtttttattaaaatgactTTTTGCAAAAAGCATGTATAATTTTTCATGCAATTTTAATTCACGATCAGAATAATTCACCgaacataaattaaatataaataaa from Tachypleus tridentatus isolate NWPU-2018 chromosome 1, ASM421037v1, whole genome shotgun sequence harbors:
- the LOC143229278 gene encoding sodium/calcium exchanger 3-like isoform X2; amino-acid sequence: MNHSSFLTCALQTWTIIIYLWCFLFSPTMATESNSTKCKDGLLLPLWQPSGNLSTGDIVARGIVYFFALAYMFVGVSIIADRFMASIEVITSKEKEIVIKKTNGEKQTISVRIWNETVSNLTLMALGSSAPEILLSIIEVYGQNFEAGELGPGTIVGSAAFNMFVIIAICVYSIPEDESRKIKHLRVFFVTMTWSVFAYIWLYLILTWSSYGVIEVWEGVTTFLFFPATVLTAYIADRRLLIYKYLSKKYRMKKSGMIVGTEGEDIEMESTKANYLPDGDVRALEEDGNEESREFEEHRRLFINILRELRHKNPDCPMDDLELMAREEILNRGPKSRAYYRIQATKKLTGGGNLMRRKFERREMKKEESMLEKEEVVIIGFDPFHYTVMENVGEFAVTVTREGDTNHTICVDFHTEDGTANAGSDYEHVEGTLVFRPGEALKQIYIKVIDDEVFEEDEHFYVRLTNPRYLGSDGPAGSMNGSIGNIGPRPLIQLSTTALATVMILDDDHSGIFAFPEVEVETSESVGILPLKVCRYSGARGTVIVPFRTTDGTGKRNKDFEEVIGELVFQNNETWKEIPLCIIDNESYEKDSVFFVELGNPRLEEDVDETTFQDINKNSPNAELTEAEKIAILGKPRLGEQYKVSIRIKESKEFKNTVDKLFQKANVSLTIGTSSWKEQFIEAITVNAADDDDEQDDENEEDKMPTCSDYVMHFFTIFWKVIFAFVPPTDTFASKVAAVNDRYADSSIGNVTGSNAVNVFLGIGIAWSLAAIYHAIKGTLFTVNPGSLAFSVTLFCVCAFIVALVLMLRRHKAVGGELGGPHKYKLPTTIIFFSLWIFYILMSILEAYGIIAGF
- the LOC143229278 gene encoding sodium/calcium exchanger 3-like isoform X1 — protein: MNHSSFLTCALQTWTIIIYLWCFLFSPTMATESNSTKCKDGLLLPLWQPSGNLSTGDIVARGIVYFFALAYMFVGVSIIADRFMASIEVITSKEKEIVIKKTNGEKQTISVRIWNETVSNLTLMALGSSAPEILLSIIEVYGQNFEAGELGPGTIVGSAAFNMFVIIAICVYSIPEDESRKIKHLRVFFVTMTWSVFAYIWLYLILTWSSYGVIEVWEGVTTFLFFPATVLTAYIADRRLLIYKYLSKKYRMKKSGMIVGTEGEDIEMESTKANYLPDGDVRALEEDGNEESREFEEHRRLFINILRELRHKNPDCPMDDLELMAREEILNRGPKSRAYYRIQATKKLTGGGNLMRRKFERREMKKEESMLEKEEVVIIGFDPFHYTVMENVGEFAVTVTREGDTNHTICVDFHTEDGTANAGSDYEHVEGTLVFRPGEALKQIYIKVIDDEVFEEDEHFYVRLTNPRYLGSDGPAGSMNGSIGNIGPRPLIQLSTTALATVMILDDDHSGIFAFPEVEVETSESVGILPLKVCRYSGARGTVIVPFRTTDGTGKRNKDFEEVIGELVFQNNETWKEIPLCIIDNESYEKDSVFFVELGNPRLEEDVDETTFQDINKNSPNAELTEAEKIAILGKPRLGEQYKVSIRIKESKEFKNTVDKLFQKANVSLTIGTSSWKEQFIEAITVNAADDDDEQDDENEEDKMPTCSDYVMHFFTIFWKVIFAFVPPTDYVDGWLCFVFSIVVIGILTALIGDLASHFGCTLGVKDSVTAIVFVALGTSIPDTFASKVAAVNDRYADSSIGNVTGSNAVNVFLGIGIAWSLAAIYHAIKGTLFTVNPGSLAFSVTLFCVCAFIVALVLMLRRHKAVGGELGGPHKYKLPTTIIFFSLWIFYILMSILEAYGIIAGF